Genomic segment of Gloeocapsa sp. PCC 7428:
TCCTCGGTTTCTAGATATTTGCCGCGTTGATCTGCTGGGTTAATGAGCGAAGTAATCGTATCTTGCATTGCTTTCTTCTCAAACTAAAATTGGTAAAAAGATTGCAGAAATTAACTTCACAAAAATTGCGTTTGAAGATCTAGTACATTGCGCGAATCAAATAGTCAAAATAAGGCTTGGCGATCGCCGCCTCTTCACTACTCATCATGTTGGTTGCAACTTCTTTTAGGCAACGCATACAATTGCCTATATTACTGACAGGAACGCCTAGAGAAGTATACATTTCTCGCATTCCATCTACACCAATGTCTTCGAGGGGTTTCATGTTACCTGCTAAGACGGCGTAGGAAATTAATCGTAGATACCAGCTTTGATCTCGTTGACATAATGCTGTCTTTTGAGGATCGCCGCTATTACTCGGTGTATTCGGAACAACTTGCCAAAAGCGACGGCTGCCTTCCTGCACAATTTTTTGTTCATTTTGTGTCAAGATTTGAGCAACTTTTAACCGCTGTTCTCCTGTTCTGAAAAAATCTTGTAGCTTATCTAGCTCAGTATTACTCAAAAAACGATTAGCATCATCTGATTGAGCGATTACTTGTGCTACTATGCTCATTTGCTGTCCTCCACAAAATTGAGAACTTTATTAGCTTTTTTTTAACTCTTATTTCTAAATAAGTCAGCAAAAATTCTCACAATTTAATAAACTAATTTATAACTTTACAATCAAAGTTTTATAGGGTTTATATAGAGATTACTCTATTGATGATTTTACATTTTTATTTAGAAAAATAATAGAGATAATTTTATTTGTATAAATCAAGAATTTTATTAATCTGCATTTGAAAGAAGTAACAAAAAATTACAAATAGTCATTATTTTGAGATTGGGATAAGGTCTATATTGCCATCATAAATTTGTAGCAAGACAACATAACAATTGACAAAATGGTTTTTCAAAAACTATCCTATTTTGTATACTTGGCGAAAGCCTGCGGCAAGCTCTTTTGCGTCTTCTTTAAAAAAGAACTTACATACAGTTTTTACATCGTCGGCAAATCGGGAGAAGAACTGCTTTTAAATGTCCGCGAGGTTAGTTGGTGAAAGCGCCCAAGAAAAATGATTCCGGCGATCGCCACTCCAATCGACTGTCCTATCCACAATCCAACACTCCCAAAACCAAAGCGAAATCCTAGCAAATAGCCACTCGGCAATCCTACACCCCAAAATGCCAGTACACTAAGTAACATTGGCACCCGCGTATCTTGCAGTCCGTATAATGCCCCCATAGCTGTTTTTTGCACACCATCTAGAGGTTGAGCGATCGCCGCAATTATGATAATTGGCAGTGCAAGTTTGATTATGCTAGCGTTTTGCGGATCGCGGATATCCAAATACATGGCGATAACTTGCTGACGATAGGTGAGAAGGGCGATCGCAGTCAGTGCCATAAATAAAAAAGCCATTGATCCACCGATATACCCTGCAAGACGCGCACCTGCGAGGTGTTGCTGTCCTAACCACTGACCAACACGCGCCGTCACTGCGTAAGACATTCCCAGTGGTACCATAAAAATTACCAGCATTGTTTGAAAAACGATCTGATGTGCTGCTAACGCCTCAGTTCCCAACATCCCCATTAGATAAGTTACTACTGCAAACAGTCCATACTCCAAGGCGATCGTAACGGCGATCGGTACTCCAGTTCGTAGCAACTGCTGAATAATATGCGGTTTCAGGCGATGGAAACCTTGTAAGAATCGATAATGCTTAAGTTGCTCGTGTTTGAGTGTGTAGACAAGCAAAATCAAAAACATGACCCAAAAACTGAGTCCACTCGCTAACCCCAAACCTGCCAACTCCATTCGGGGAAATCCCAGCTTACCGTAGCCTAAAACATAGTTACCAGTCACATTTACAAGCGTTCCTAAAAAGACAATTACCATCACTGGACGGGCTTGAGAAAGCGCCGATACATAGCTTCTCAACATGGCAAACCCTAAGGCGGGGAAAATTCCCCACAAAATCAAGTTAAGATATCCATCAGCTAACGCAACGGTTGTTTTTGCTTGTCCTAGGTGAACCATTACCGCATCCAAATGCCCAATTAGGAACATCATGGGTATGCCAAGTAGCAACGATAGCCATAGTCCCTGACGTGCAATTTGCTCGATTTGCGTTTTGTGTCCCCCACCATATGCGATCGCCACAAGTGGGCTGACAGCGATGACGATCCCGCTAGCAATATTTAACAACAGCTGAAACGTCGTCGATGCTAATCCTCCAGCTGCGAGACTCTCCGCGCCCAATTGTCCCATCATTAAAGTATCGACAAACCCAACAATGGCTTGCGCCACCTGCGCACTCGCGAGAGGAACCGCGAGTTTGAGAAATTCGCGCATTTCAATTTTGATATTTGGCTTTGCAAGCATTCGAGTGCCTCTTTGCTGCAACACATATTCATCGCTTAAAATCTATAAAAATTGCCCGATCGCAGACTACTCAAACCTTGCGCGACTATTACAATCTTGCGCACCAAAAGTTGAATCAAATGCAAGCAAACAGTCTTCATCCTCCGATCTATACGAGTGAAAAATACGGTTGGCAAAACATTTTGGTTGAAGAATTTTGTCAACCTCCAGGACAAGAGAAATATCAAAGCTCAATCGGACATACGCTGTGCTTATCTTTAAACTCGCGTCCCGCGCGGTTGTCGCAAATGATCGGCGATCGCCGTTACACAAGTCTCATGACTAAAGGCGATATCTCAATTATTCCGGCGAAGTCGCTGCTTTCTTGCCAATGGAATCACGAGGATCGCTACTTGCGAATTCGGATCGCGGATGCATTTCTTCAGCAAGTCGCGCAAGAAACTGTTGCGATGGACTCGAACCGCGTAGAACTTTTACCAGAATTTCGAGTCCGCAATCTTCAAATCGAACAAATTAGCACCATGCTTTTGACTGAACTTTATGCTGGAGGATTCGCAGGGCAGCTTTATGTCGAATCGCTGACAAATATCTTAGCCGTACATCTACTGAGGAACTATTCTGTTGTCTCGCCGTGCATTGTGTTATGCGATCGCGGATTGAGCGATCGCCAACTGTTACGAGTGACGGATTATATTAACGTTCATCTAGCTCAAGATATCAAACTATCTGACTTAGCCCAACTGCTAGAGATGAGTCAATTTCACTTCAGTCGATTATTTAAGCAATCAACCGGAGTCGCACCGCATCAATATGTACTTCAGCAACGAGGAGAACGCGCAAAGCAGTTACTCAAAACAACAAAACTACCCGTTATGGAAATTGCCATGCAGTGTGGCTTCAGCAGTCATAGCCATTTAGGTAAATGGATGCGACAGCATACCGGAATGACACCTAAAACCTACCGAGCTAGCTAGTTAAATCGTTGCCAAATAGTATTTTCCTTGATTTCCTCAAGTGCGATCGCCAAAGCTAACGTTATTGCGTTAGTAAAATAATTTGCTATGATATTAAAGCCCATGAGCGGATGTGGCGGAATTGGCAGACGCGCTAGATTTAGGTTCTAGTTCCGAGAGGAGTGGAGGTTCAAGTCCTCTCATCCGCATTTTTATTCTCAAGCTTGTACCGCTGTTGAGGAGCTATTGTTACTTATTGTATTGAGACAATGTTTTTACAGAAGATCTTCTAATATGAAAAGAAATTAGTCTCAAAAACTAGACTATCAACAATAGGGAGCATCCCAAAACCTCAAAGCAAATAAGATGTTAGGCAAGCTAGTACGCGATCGCTATCAGATTGTTCAAATCCTCAGCACAACAGGATTATGTCATACGTACCTTGCCAAAGATACGCATCAGCAGCACCCCACAACTTGTATTGTTAAAAATTTTCAGTCGGTTAGTGACCATCCTGAGTCTCTAGTAACTCTGAGAGGACTATTTTTGAGAGAAGTAGAAGCCTTAAAAAGGTTAGGTGACTACGACCAAGTACCTCAACTTCTCGATTACTTTGAAGCGAATCAAGCGTTTTACTTAGTGCAAGAATTCGTCGCGGGAAATCCGCTAAGTACAGAATTTGAACCAGGACACAAATGGAGCGAAAGCCAAGTCGTTGAGCTACTACAAGAAGTCTTACTCATCCTAGAGTTTGTTCACAGTCACGGGCTAATTCATCGCGATATCCAGCCAAGTCACATTATTAGAAGACGACAAGACGATCGCTTGGTGTTAGTTGATTTTGGTTCAGTAAAACAAGCTTGGACGCAAGTGGTTACGAATCAAGGAAAGACGAGTTCTAACTATTTTCTCAGTGGACCTGCAACCATTGCAATAGGCACAGCAGGCTATACGCCAACCGAACAAGCCCAAGGAAGACCACGCCCTAACAGTGATATCTATGCCCTGGGAATCATTGGCATTCAAGCTTTGACAGGTTTAAATCCCACACAATTTACACAAAATTCCGAAACAGGAGAAATTAGCTGGCAAGACAAATGTCAAGTTAGTCCTAAGCTTGCGCAGGTACTCGATAAAATGATCTGCTATCACTACAGAGATCGCTATCAAAGTGCAACAGAAACACTGCAAGCATTACAACCTTTAGTTAAAAAGCATCTATCTCCACAAGTCGTTACCAAGAAAAGGACGGATTATGCTAAAGACTTAAAACAGCAAACTTTTCTTAGTAAACCAGCGCTACTCGTTGGAAGTTTGATTGGCGGCGTTGCTGCTATTTTAATTATTGGTGGCAATTACTATTTCACGCGATCGCCACAACGTACTCCACAACCAAAACCGTCTGTTTCACTTTCCCCACGTCCCACGCTTAACAATATTGTCTTAGATAAAACACTTTCAGGACATTCTGATACCGTTTGGTCAGTGGCGGTAAAACCTAATAGTCAAAATATTCTGAGTGGTAGCAGCGATCGCACAATTAAACTGTGGAATGTCTCAACTGGTCAAATCCTGCAAACGTTTTCTCGGCATTCGGGTACAGTTTGGTCAGTGGCGGTGAGTCCTGATGGACAAAGGTTTGCGAGTGGAAGTAGTGACAACACCGCAGATGTTTGGGATTTAGCAACAGGAAAATTTTTGTGTACGCTTGCTGGTCATTCAGGTACAGTTTGGTCTACAGCTTTTAGTCCAGATAGTGCAACTGTTGCTACCGGAAGCGACGATCAAACGATTCGTCTATGGAGTATGAGTACAGGAAAAGAGTTTCGTCAGTTGTTAGGACATTCGGGTGCAGTTAGAGCGATCGCCTTTAGCCCTGATGCACAATACTTAATCAGTGGCAGTAGCGACAAGACAATTAAAATTTGGGACTTCCGTACTGGTAAGGTTTTAAGAACATTGCAAGGACATAGCGATCGCATTCTCACATTAGCAATTAGTCCAGATGGGCGATTACTCGCGAGTGGTAGCGTAGACAAAACAATCAAAATTTGGCAAATCAGTACTGGAAAATTACTCCATACTTTGTCTGGGAATTCTCACTGGGTTAATGCTGTCGCGTTTAGTCCTGATGGAACTTTACTTGCCAGCGGTATTGGGAAAAAGTTAGAAGTTTGGGAGATAAGTACCGCCGAAAGGATACGCACACCGTTTCAAGAAGCAACTGATATTACTGCTGTTTATTTCAGCGCGGATAGCAAGCAGCTTATTAGTAGTAGCAGAGATAATTCTATCAAGATTTTGCGACTGTAGTAATAGATTTTTTTATCTTACGGCTTTGAGTTATTGAGTCGTTGATAGTTGACAAAGTCTTCCCACACTCTCTTCACTGATCTCTGACCCCTGCTATATTTCTATGATATTTTCTTCTCCTGCTAAGAAAAAAATGTTTCCTGTACGTTCATCCATGCGAACGATATTGATAGGTAAGTAAAGCTTAGTGAACCAGCAGCGTAATATATAGCACTGCGTTTTTTGCTTTGGTGTAGAGATAGCCTGAACTTTTCAATCTTCAATATGCCGTGATTATCGCACACCAGCTAAAATAAATGCGATCGCCTCTTGCTTATGCTTTGTCAGCATTGCTTTACTTAAAACCCGCTTACCTTGAGGATGTTGTTGAATATTTCCCGCGCCGATGAAATAAAACAAACAAGTTCCCATAATATTGATTGCTGACACAAAAGGATCGAGCTTGCGAAAGACTCTCGCACTCACTCCTCGTTCTAAGATATTTATCAACGTTGTATCTATGCTTAAAGAACTACTGCGCTTATAGTATTTTCCCTGATTTTGTACAGCTTCATGAAACATAATTGTTGGTAATTTCGGGTTACGCACGACACAATCAAGTAATGCTGTCAAAAATTTCTCTAATGCTGCTTCAGGAGATAGATTGTCTAAATCTAATTGTTGAATAGTTTGCAAAAGGTCAGCGTGCGATCGCTCCAATACTGCTTGATATAATCCTTCTTTGTCTTTGAAGTAATAATAAATCATCGACTTCGCTACGCCTGTTTTGGCGGCGATCGCTTCGGTTCTCGCCGCCACTAAACCGTGTTGCGCAAATTCTGCTTCTGCTGCTGCCAAAATAATCGCTTGAGTTGCTTCAGCATCACGATTCTTAGCGTTTTGTACCTTTTCAGATTTTGCTTGACGCGTCACAATGATTTCAACAATCAACAGCAGTGGTGAGTATAACACCTATCGACCGAATAGTCAGTTGACAAAAATGTAGAAGAACTTATTTAATTGATATTAATCGACAGACTCGTCAGTTGATAATTTCATCAAAAGTCCCTAAATCAGATGCACACAGCAAAAAAAATTATCATTGGTGGTGGAATTGGCGGTGCAGCAACAGCAGTAGCTTTACACCGCGCTGGCTTGGATTTCAGAGTTTATGAGCGATCGCTACAATTACGCGAGGTTGGGGCTGGGATTGCGCTTTGGGCAAACGCAACGCATATTTTGAAGAATTTAGGTTTACTCGATGATGCGATTCAAGTTGGCTGTCTCACCACAAATTATCAATTCAACTCGCAACGCGGTAAAGAGTTAGTCAACATTGCTGTAAACAGTTTTGAGTTACCTGTTATAGGAATTCATCGCGCTGAATTACATCAGTTACTATGGCGGAATGTTCCGCGCGAGAAGTTCATTTTAGGAGAAACCTTTGAGCGATTTGAACGTATTGGAAATCAAGTTTGTGCTTACTTTAAGTCGGGTTTGAGCGTTACCGGAGATGGTTTGATTGGTGCGGATGGTTTGCGATCGCGCGTACGAGCATTACTCTTAGGCGATCAACCACCAACGTACCGCAACTTTAAAACGTGGCGTGGTTTGACTGATTACATTCCGAGTAGATATCGCCCTGGCTACGTTCAGGAGTTTTTAGGGCGTGGTCAAGGTTTTGGCTTTATGATGTTGGGCAAGGAGAAAATGTACTGGTACGCCGCAGCTTGCGCCCCAGAAGCCCAACCAGATGCGGCGATCGGGCGCAAAAAAGAATTAGAAATGATGTATCAGGATTGGCTTCCATCAATTCCTGAATTGATTGCTGCCACAGAAGAAGCTAACATTTTGACAGCAGATCTTTACGATCGCGCCCCAATTCAACTGTGGAGTCAGCAAAATATAACGTTACTTGGTGATGCTGCTCATCCCATGCTACCAACAATAGGACAAGGAGCTTGTACTGCTTTAGAGGATGCCTATGTCATTGCCAAATGCTTACAAGCATCAGATCCAATAACTGCTTTCCAGCATTACGAATCTTTGCGATTTGGGCGAACTAAGGCGATCGTTTTGCAGTCTTTGCGATCAAGCAAAATGGGTGAATTAACACACCCTTTAGCCGTAGGACTTCGCAATACCTTCATGAAAGTCATGAGTTCGCCAATTAGTAACAGTTTCAGGTCACTTCATGCTTATAGAGCTTAGATAGTATCAGAAACACTCAATTGCTTATGTAACCTACGTTTACGTGCATAGAGTTGAATAATAATGCCAAAGGTTAAAACAGCAATTACTGTTCCCCAAGCTGTAACACTCGTGGGTAAGTTATTTTTGAAAATTGCAAGTAATACCACTAATCCAAGCAAGATAGAATAAGCCTGCAAACCATGCTACAAAGCCAAGGATGTGGCACGACTTAAACCAAAGGTATGCCATAAAGCTTTCAAGATCATTAAGAGAACCAGTCCCTATAGTATGGACAGTACTTCGACTAATAACCTTTTAGAAATTTAACGAACGATTTCATAATGTTCTACCTTTGGAAACGGGTCATAGAAATGATGCAATAGAGAACGCCACTGTTGATACTCTGGCGATTGTCGAAATCCAACTATATGATCTTCTAACGTCTGCCAGCGTACAAGTAACATATATCTATTCGTAGTTTCTAAGCAACGTTGCAGTTCATGTGAACTGTATCCAGGCATAGAAGCAATGATGGTTGAAGCAGTTTTGAAAGCAGTTTCAAATTCAGCAGCTAAACCAGGCTTAATGTCGAGAATTGCAACTTCTAGAATCACAGATTTAAAGTTATAACTCAGTATTGACTACGACTGCTCTTAAAGTACTACCATTACTAATAAACTTCAGCTGTTTGCTACAACCAAGTAATGTTAACCTGCTTCGTCACTGAGCTTCCTAATAATATGCCTAGCAAGCTGCTCTTTAATTTCTCGGTGTCTAGGCACAGGTTGAGAAACCTTTGTTTTTGGGTTTTGATACCAATCATGTTTGCTACCGTGACGGATGAAAACACAACCCATTTCCTCAAGCTTCTTAATTAAGTCTCTGCGCTTCACAGCACCTCAAGTTCTGCAACCTTACGAACATTTGGAATAGTTCCACTTGTTAACTCATTGTAAATATCGAGCAGATTGTCTCTTAATTCCTCTTCTGTCTCGCCTTGAGTCCAATAGTCAGGATATTCTTCGAGAAAGCCTAACCACATATCATCATCTTGCCAATAAATATACTTCTGTTTCATCTGCCACCTCTTTTTGAACTAAGAAGTAAGTTGGAGTGTGAATCTGTTGTCAGAATGTGCTTAATTAAATGTTCTTAAGTCTGGGTAGGTATCTTGCCTACCCTACATTTAGCATTTGATCTGATGAACTTACTTAAATTGTTTGAGTGTCAAAAAGTAACTGCTGTTACTTGACATATGATAGATACATTTACCTGACAGAAAATGCCTCGCTAAAGCGCCGCGTGACTGGTTCTAGTAAGAATGTTAAGACCGATTTACGACGCGTAACGATTTCACCCGTTGCAGCCATACCAGGAGTTAACTGCACTTCTTGACCGCGAACTTGCAATGAATTTTTCTCTAACTTGAGTCGCGTAGGAAATACCAAGCCGAGCTTCTCGTCATTCACTGCATTCGGACTAACGCTAATCACTTCAGCGTTAATTGTACCGAATTCTTGGAAAGGAAAAGTTGCTAATTTGACTTTTGCCCGCATTCCCTCGCGAATAAAGCCAATATCGCGATTAAGAACTCGAACTTCTAGTAATAATTCTTCACCATCTGGTAAAATTGACAGCAATTCTTCTCCAGGTTGTACGGGTCCACTCGTTGCTTTAACGCTATAAATTGTCCCAGACACTGGAGCCGTGATCACTTCTTGCTCGCGCTGTTTCTTGGCTTGAACTAATTGACCTTGAACGGTTGCTTGTTCTTCGCGCCGTCTGTTAAGTTGCGTTAGAATTTCGCTTTGGCGTTCTGATGCCAAACTCGCTGCTTGATCGCGTGCAGCTTGATACGCTTGTTCAGCTTGGCGGACTTGTTGTGCTTGGGCTGTAATTTCTTTTTCTATTGATACAACGCGATCTTGTGCTTCGGTAATGCGCGAT
This window contains:
- the apcD gene encoding allophycocyanin subunit alpha-B, translating into MSIVAQVIAQSDDANRFLSNTELDKLQDFFRTGEQRLKVAQILTQNEQKIVQEGSRRFWQVVPNTPSNSGDPQKTALCQRDQSWYLRLISYAVLAGNMKPLEDIGVDGMREMYTSLGVPVSNIGNCMRCLKEVATNMMSSEEAAIAKPYFDYLIRAMY
- a CDS encoding MATE family efflux transporter, with protein sequence MLAKPNIKIEMREFLKLAVPLASAQVAQAIVGFVDTLMMGQLGAESLAAGGLASTTFQLLLNIASGIVIAVSPLVAIAYGGGHKTQIEQIARQGLWLSLLLGIPMMFLIGHLDAVMVHLGQAKTTVALADGYLNLILWGIFPALGFAMLRSYVSALSQARPVMVIVFLGTLVNVTGNYVLGYGKLGFPRMELAGLGLASGLSFWVMFLILLVYTLKHEQLKHYRFLQGFHRLKPHIIQQLLRTGVPIAVTIALEYGLFAVVTYLMGMLGTEALAAHQIVFQTMLVIFMVPLGMSYAVTARVGQWLGQQHLAGARLAGYIGGSMAFLFMALTAIALLTYRQQVIAMYLDIRDPQNASIIKLALPIIIIAAIAQPLDGVQKTAMGALYGLQDTRVPMLLSVLAFWGVGLPSGYLLGFRFGFGSVGLWIGQSIGVAIAGIIFLGRFHQLTSRTFKSSSSPDLPTM
- a CDS encoding helix-turn-helix domain-containing protein; this encodes MALQAFECLFAATHIHRLKSIKIARSQTTQTLRDYYNLAHQKLNQMQANSLHPPIYTSEKYGWQNILVEEFCQPPGQEKYQSSIGHTLCLSLNSRPARLSQMIGDRRYTSLMTKGDISIIPAKSLLSCQWNHEDRYLRIRIADAFLQQVAQETVAMDSNRVELLPEFRVRNLQIEQISTMLLTELYAGGFAGQLYVESLTNILAVHLLRNYSVVSPCIVLCDRGLSDRQLLRVTDYINVHLAQDIKLSDLAQLLEMSQFHFSRLFKQSTGVAPHQYVLQQRGERAKQLLKTTKLPVMEIAMQCGFSSHSHLGKWMRQHTGMTPKTYRAS
- a CDS encoding protein kinase — encoded protein: MLGKLVRDRYQIVQILSTTGLCHTYLAKDTHQQHPTTCIVKNFQSVSDHPESLVTLRGLFLREVEALKRLGDYDQVPQLLDYFEANQAFYLVQEFVAGNPLSTEFEPGHKWSESQVVELLQEVLLILEFVHSHGLIHRDIQPSHIIRRRQDDRLVLVDFGSVKQAWTQVVTNQGKTSSNYFLSGPATIAIGTAGYTPTEQAQGRPRPNSDIYALGIIGIQALTGLNPTQFTQNSETGEISWQDKCQVSPKLAQVLDKMICYHYRDRYQSATETLQALQPLVKKHLSPQVVTKKRTDYAKDLKQQTFLSKPALLVGSLIGGVAAILIIGGNYYFTRSPQRTPQPKPSVSLSPRPTLNNIVLDKTLSGHSDTVWSVAVKPNSQNILSGSSDRTIKLWNVSTGQILQTFSRHSGTVWSVAVSPDGQRFASGSSDNTADVWDLATGKFLCTLAGHSGTVWSTAFSPDSATVATGSDDQTIRLWSMSTGKEFRQLLGHSGAVRAIAFSPDAQYLISGSSDKTIKIWDFRTGKVLRTLQGHSDRILTLAISPDGRLLASGSVDKTIKIWQISTGKLLHTLSGNSHWVNAVAFSPDGTLLASGIGKKLEVWEISTAERIRTPFQEATDITAVYFSADSKQLISSSRDNSIKILRL
- a CDS encoding TetR/AcrR family transcriptional regulator — protein: MTRQAKSEKVQNAKNRDAEATQAIILAAAEAEFAQHGLVAARTEAIAAKTGVAKSMIYYYFKDKEGLYQAVLERSHADLLQTIQQLDLDNLSPEAALEKFLTALLDCVVRNPKLPTIMFHEAVQNQGKYYKRSSSLSIDTTLINILERGVSARVFRKLDPFVSAINIMGTCLFYFIGAGNIQQHPQGKRVLSKAMLTKHKQEAIAFILAGVR
- a CDS encoding FAD-dependent monooxygenase, producing the protein MHTAKKIIIGGGIGGAATAVALHRAGLDFRVYERSLQLREVGAGIALWANATHILKNLGLLDDAIQVGCLTTNYQFNSQRGKELVNIAVNSFELPVIGIHRAELHQLLWRNVPREKFILGETFERFERIGNQVCAYFKSGLSVTGDGLIGADGLRSRVRALLLGDQPPTYRNFKTWRGLTDYIPSRYRPGYVQEFLGRGQGFGFMMLGKEKMYWYAAACAPEAQPDAAIGRKKELEMMYQDWLPSIPELIAATEEANILTADLYDRAPIQLWSQQNITLLGDAAHPMLPTIGQGACTALEDAYVIAKCLQASDPITAFQHYESLRFGRTKAIVLQSLRSSKMGELTHPLAVGLRNTFMKVMSSPISNSFRSLHAYRA
- a CDS encoding antibiotic biosynthesis monooxygenase; protein product: MILEVAILDIKPGLAAEFETAFKTASTIIASMPGYSSHELQRCLETTNRYMLLVRWQTLEDHIVGFRQSPEYQQWRSLLHHFYDPFPKVEHYEIVR
- a CDS encoding type II toxin-antitoxin system HicA family toxin; this translates as MKRRDLIKKLEEMGCVFIRHGSKHDWYQNPKTKVSQPVPRHREIKEQLARHIIRKLSDEAG
- a CDS encoding type II toxin-antitoxin system HicB family antitoxin, translated to MKQKYIYWQDDDMWLGFLEEYPDYWTQGETEEELRDNLLDIYNELTSGTIPNVRKVAELEVL